One window of Deltaproteobacteria bacterium genomic DNA carries:
- a CDS encoding DUF4276 family protein, giving the protein MSVDHVEVIVEEPSTEVALRLLLPRLLGGTSFQVYSHQCKDELLQRLPDRLRGYANWLPKTWRIVVIVDRDDDECDDLKARLERMASTAGLTTRTKAAGRPYAVANRLAIEELEAWYFGDWEAVRAAYPRVAATIPSQAKYRDPDAIAGGTWEAFERLLQKIGYFTTGLRKIEAARAITPHMEPARNRSRSFQTLRTALLEMV; this is encoded by the coding sequence ATGAGCGTTGATCACGTCGAAGTCATCGTCGAGGAGCCTTCGACGGAAGTGGCCCTACGCCTGCTTTTGCCAAGGCTGCTCGGTGGCACCTCGTTCCAAGTGTATTCACACCAATGCAAGGATGAACTCCTGCAAAGGCTGCCCGATCGACTCCGTGGGTATGCAAACTGGCTTCCGAAAACTTGGCGGATTGTGGTCATCGTCGATCGGGACGACGATGAATGCGACGATCTCAAGGCGAGACTCGAGCGGATGGCGTCCACGGCTGGCCTCACCACACGCACGAAGGCCGCTGGAAGACCGTACGCGGTGGCCAACCGGCTCGCGATCGAGGAGCTGGAAGCGTGGTACTTCGGAGATTGGGAGGCTGTACGGGCCGCGTACCCACGCGTCGCCGCCACGATTCCCTCGCAGGCGAAGTACCGGGATCCGGACGCAATTGCTGGTGGCACGTGGGAAGCCTTTGAACGTCTGCTGCAGAAGATCGGTTACTTCACAACGGGCCTACGAAAGATCGAGGCAGCGCGGGCGATTACACCGCACATGGAACCCGCCAGGAATAGATCGCGGAGTTTCCAAACTCTGCGTACCGCCCTGCTCGAGATGGTCTAA
- a CDS encoding four helix bundle protein, with the protein MAEREPLIPKHGGYRKLKSFQVAQLVYDVTVRFCDRYISRRSRTHDQMVQAARSGVQNIAEGSQASGTSKKTELKLTNVARASLEELRLDYEDFLRQRGLPQWPPDHPALVRFKARRCTTVEEVRRVLPVSMHSSIFPGRSVATGPPRRSDGSAGWEPAAPPPVSA; encoded by the coding sequence ATGGCGGAGCGTGAACCGCTGATCCCGAAGCATGGGGGCTACCGCAAGCTCAAGAGCTTCCAGGTGGCGCAGCTGGTCTATGACGTCACGGTGCGCTTTTGCGATCGCTACATCTCTCGCCGCAGCCGCACCCACGACCAGATGGTGCAGGCGGCCCGTTCCGGAGTGCAGAACATCGCCGAGGGCAGCCAGGCGAGCGGTACCTCGAAGAAGACGGAGCTGAAGCTGACCAATGTGGCGCGCGCCAGCCTGGAGGAACTGCGGCTCGACTACGAAGACTTTTTGCGGCAGCGGGGGCTGCCCCAGTGGCCGCCGGATCACCCAGCGCTGGTCCGCTTCAAGGCGAGGCGTTGCACCACAGTAGAGGAAGTGCGCCGTGTCCTTCCGGTGAGCATGCATAGCTCGATTTTCCCGGGGCGATCGGTTGCGACCGGGCCACCGAGACGGAGCGACGGATCAGCGGGGTGGGAACCGGCTGCGCCGCCACCGGTCAGCGCGG